The Limanda limanda chromosome 13, fLimLim1.1, whole genome shotgun sequence region TGGAACAGTTCCTACATTTGTGAAAATTAAATCTCAAAACTGACACTTTCAAATATTCTAGATTCATTAAAACCtaaagtgaaatatttcaagatgattatggcttacacctaatgaacataaaaaatacagtatctctaaatattttttctatttactGCCCCTGTTATAGTGTTTTTGTGATTCTTCTTTAAAAAGACTGCACATATGGCCTAtactgtgaaaatgtaaatgatatGGCAGTATATTATTGTATTCCTTGGATGTGGTACTATGGTTACTTTATTGTTagtgagaagagaagaaaagaagattGTGTTATTTTACGTATACCTACCCTCAAAAACTCTGTTTGTAATTTAAGATTGTGACACTATCTGCTTTGAAGCAGTCAGATCAAATATGCCAGCATTTATGCATTATGAGATGTTTAGTATCTGCATCCCCACACTTTTTTAAAGCATCTTAAATGTTTAATTgctatatattgatatatttccTGCAACTGCAGTATTTAATTTGAGTGgagaaatacatatatattgttgtaatattgtatttagtttagtttagttttattttgttccccCCAAATGTTCAACTTTAAACGTATTTCATGGACGTTAGCAGAGCAATACCAAAGACCACAACTCAGCCAGCACTCACCACAAGGTGGCGCAAAAGTCTCAACAAAAAGCGCAAACACCGTTCATCTGCAAACTCAGGTCTGTGTGAAATATGAAAGAAGACGAGGAAGAGCCGAAGTGACCTGTTGTATGCAGATATTTCACCTGCAAACGCTAGGTGGCAGCACTGTCCCACGTTAATCGCCCTGTTGTCCACATTAGGCAGCCGCTCATCAACAGGATTATGAGTTATTATCCATTATCAAGAGACACGTTTGGATTAGTGAACATAATCCTTGAACTATAATCCAGATCATCTCTGGGTGgtttaatcaaattttgaaCCAGTGTTCTTTAAGACCTTTCAAAGGAAGTTACAGTTTATGAATATATGGATTATACTTTTTCCTGCTGATGTTTCTTGTATATATTACTTATtaatttttaatctttaatttgttgtctttgattaacatttaaaaaaatatataatcaaagCCTTTATTTAATGAGACACAATGACAACATTGTATAGGAAcaattaaaataacaacatctaaataaagaaaatagaaatGAAAGACTTGAAGTAAAAACTTGAAATGCCCATCATATTAGTCGTGAAGACTTTTGGCTTATCAGTGTCTCTGAATACAAATCTTACAGGGTCAATGCTTCCTTTACGGTATCAGCCATTGTTTCAGGTGGTATCACTcccaaatgttgtttttaaacacaatatGTATTTTCTGGCTAGAAATGTATCAATGctggtgtgtttctgtgtctcaggGTGCCCAGTCTCGTGCCCTGTGGCAGAAAATGCAACTACTCTACCAAAGGATTCTGGACAATGGAGGCAAGTCTTAACCTCTATCTCATCAGTGCAACTGCTCATTTATTCCGGTGATGTATTGTCAGGTTGTCACGTGGAGACATCAGCAGAATGTTTGCCTTGACTCCTGCtcgtctcactctctctcactcacccaGACAAGAGGACAGACAGCTGGCTGCTGGTCTATTCTCCTGTTCCAATCGGCTGCATCTTCCTGTGTTACCTGCTCATCATATGGGCAGGACCGAAGCTGATGGCAAAGAGGCAGCCAGTAAACCTCAAACCTGTCCTGATCGTGTACAACTTTGCCAtggtctgcctgtctgcctacATGTTCTATGAGGTACTGCAGAATAGTGCGTGGGGACATTTGTACAAGAGATTGACACATAACCTGGAGTATATCAACTACATTTGAACCTGCAGAATAATCAGAACAACTCGATTTGGTAAACCTAACCTATCTGACCTGGTCTTAAGGTTTTAGAGGCTATGATTTATGGAACAATAacagatatactgtatgtagaGTAATTCTGTCTTCAAAGCTGTATGATTCAATATTTTCATGTGAAGATTGGGTCACATCAAACTGGTGGAAATGTAAGCTGGAAAGAATCAAGTTTCTAAGAACCCTGAAGGGATCTGGTTCAAGAGCCAGAAATAATTTGCTGGAAACTGTCTGAGTGTCATAGGACTTCAAGGGAATGTGAATGTCGGTTGTGTAAACAGGATGCTGTTACCTAATAAACTGGTCAGTTGTGTGCTTACAGCATATTCCTGCTGCCCCCAGTTGCAGAACAAGTATAGCTCCTCCACAGCCAGGAGGTCAGACAGGCAAATCTCAGGGCATCTCTCACGTTCCTTCCCTGTTCCCTGATCATTGTGACGATTGTCAgtccaacaggaagtgatttcaCTTATTCACAGTCAAATTTTCACAGTCTGCCTTTGTCTTTCCAGTTCACAGCCTCTTCCTGGTTGGCCAGATACAGTCTGCTGTGCCAGCCAGTCGACTACAGTGACAGCCCGCCGGCCATGAGGGTAAATCTGTTTAACACACCTTACTTCATGGGACAATTGTCACATAATGCCCCTCATGATCTCCTACAGGCTTCAAATTACCCCTCCACATGTTCATACGATAAATTTACAGTTCAAACACATTCTCAGGAATTCATCTATATGCAAGCTTACACAAAGTCCACATGATAGAAAATTAATGAAATTTAAACAGCGAATTATGATGAGACAACAtaatcctcttcctcctgttgtgCAGATGGCAAGAGTATGCTGGTGGTTCTACTTCTCCAAAGTGATCGAGCTCAGTGACACTGTGAGTACAAACACTATGTTAAGAACTTCACaagatttatatttttaatttgtaatcgtttcttttgttgtttaaacCATCACAAATGATGAGACTCAGAAATCAAAGTTACACATCCATGCTTACATGTATGCATGTATTCCTGTACCTGCAGCGTTAATACATTATCTTACTGtttgcctgtgtttgtttgtgtggctcAGATATTTTTCATCCTAAGGAAGAAGAACAGTCAGCTGACCTTCCTCCATATCTACCATCACGCCACCATGATCTTCAACTGGTGGGCCGGGGTTAAATATGTGGCTGGGGGCCAGTGTGAGTACGATCCACCAGCCCAGTCTAATGTTAGAAAAGTACAGAAACTTGCACAAATGATATCTATTTCTTAACAACAGAAGACAAATGTCCTCCTCCATTTCTGTCCACAGCCTTTCTGATTGGTCTGATCAACTCCCTGGTCCACGTATTGATGTATTTGTACTATGGACTGGCAGCTCTGGGGCCGAGCATGACCAAATACCTGTGGTGGAAACGCTACCTCACCTCCCTGCAGCTGGTCAGtatctgcctctgtgtgtgtgtttgagtttgtgaaCCTCAGTGAAATTAATGTCTACGTCCACTTTGCctttacatcatgtttttacCTTTCCATTTTAATTTCATGATATTACTCGGCACTTCTCTTATTTTCATTACTTATTGTATTTTACCTACTTTTTTGCTTAGTAATTTAATTTTTACTTACATACTTTATTTTGCTACTTATTTTATTTGACTACCTTTTTTATCTtatgtatttactttattttgctacttatttaatttcacttacgtatttcatttaactttttatttaattctaaccctaaccctttattTTACCTACTTACTTTATAACATAATATTTTACTTTCTTATCGtattttacttgttttattttcatttctacTTTTACTTCTATTTGACACGTACTCTGTATTATAATACACTTAtaaattttattttgacttttatcTTTTAGACTTAATAATTCTTGTctctgtattgtattttatattgtgTGACTGTAATCTGGAGCAAGCTGGCAAGTGGCTTATGACAAGTCAGACTAAGTACATGCTGCACTTTACCTCACTTTACCTCTTTTGATGGGTCATTTTGATGATCAgctctcttttcatcttttagCAGTCTGATGAATTTCAATGGACATCAGGCAAATACACTCTGCAGTTCCACATGTAACATAAACTTTCCTGTTCAAGCACGTTTGTTTCAAGTCTGTCGCTGTGAAACGATAGCTCCTGGAAACTGTTGAATAAACCTCCCCTCAGGATGTGCTGGaagcttgggggggggggggggggtgaagaccTCCTGCTTGGCTTGTCATTGTTCTGGCTGGGTTGGCATTGCTAGACAGATTAGCGGCACTGATGCGCCTCAGATACAGCCACTACTGGaccatctgttttctttttattgacaCTTGATGAAGCAACAATGCAGCCTGTAGTGTTTGTCCTTCTACGTGGCCGCAGCATATATGGGTCAGTACGGTGGCTGACTGCCATTATGCAACAATGATAGTACTGACCTTAGAcatgcccccccctctcccccaaGCCTTCATTACAGTTGGCTTCACAATTCAGTGAACTGAAGCAAAGTTAGTTGAGTTGATTGGGGAGATTAGAGATGGTATTTATCTGTCTGAATATGGGGGGTAattattatatacatttaaagggggaggaggggtaTGTGGTGTGGAGTGGGACGCATAGTAAGATGCACAGCTTTAATTATGTTCGTTCAAACACACAATACCTGGCAGGGGAAGCCGGTAGAAACTCTGTGAAGCACATAGGTCACAGATGAGTGTATAAGGAAAGGTCATCCTGCACTTTTCAGCTAAATTCGACTGATGCTCATGTGAGTGTCTGCTCATCCTGGTTCTCAGCACTCAAGCCAACTATGGCTCTTTTACTATAAAGCTAGAATCAAGTCTTTCATATTGACTATTTGCTCTTTCACCAGCTGCTGATACACAGTATAAAAGGGGTTCCGTGTTTGAGTCTATCaaaattgtttatttatattatccATTGTTTTATTGCAAGATTAGAACCAAGCAGTACAGCTAATCAAAggtgctttttaaaataaataaataatagtgtTATCAGTCAAATTCATCCTTTAATTAACGTTTTTGAAACATTATTGAATAACACTAGGAATTTTACATAACATTAATGTGTACCAGATAGTAATGGCAACATGGCAGAAATAGTGATAATAATATTATGTGTATTATTAACATGATATAATTTTATATTAGTCAAATTCTTAGTGTTTTAATTGTATTATTGTAAAGGAcgtgcaataaaacaatatcagtaaaattagcaccaTGTAATTTGAATCAATAGGAAAACAAaagctctctctttctcttatttctcctttgtgtctctccctctctcgccctcctAGCTCCAGTTCTTCATCGTCACCCTCCACACCACCTACAACCTGTTTGCTGACTGTGACTTCCCTGACTCCATGAACGTGGTGGTGTTCGCCTACTCTCTCAGCCTCATCGCTCTTTTCAGTAACTTCTACTACCGCAGCTACCTGGACAAGAAGAAGACCACGTAGACGTGAGGGGATGAAGAAGGAAACGATCTGTTTTCATGAAATACTGAACGTGGAGGTAGAGAAAAGACCTGAGATGAGTTTGGGAACAGGGATGTTATCCAGAGGCAGGCGAAGGAGAGGCCACATCTCTACTTCTCTATGTTAATTACTTCATGTTCATTATGTTATGTTAATGACTGTATTGTTCCTGTGTATACATACGTTATgtttataaaaatacaatatttatgatgtttttaaataaaaccaaaaatgttttataatttttttgatGAAATCTGTTTTGCCTTTAACACAGAGGAGATGTTTACTAGACTTACGAGTCTCTTT contains the following coding sequences:
- the elovl8a gene encoding ELOVL fatty acid elongase 8a; translation: MRGAQSRALWQKMQLLYQRILDNGVTHPDKRTDSWLLVYSPVPIGCIFLCYLLIIWAGPKLMAKRQPVNLKPVLIVYNFAMVCLSAYMFYEFTASSWLARYSLLCQPVDYSDSPPAMRMARVCWWFYFSKVIELSDTIFFILRKKNSQLTFLHIYHHATMIFNWWAGVKYVAGGQSFLIGLINSLVHVLMYLYYGLAALGPSMTKYLWWKRYLTSLQLLQFFIVTLHTTYNLFADCDFPDSMNVVVFAYSLSLIALFSNFYYRSYLDKKKTT